A genome region from Allomeiothermus silvanus DSM 9946 includes the following:
- a CDS encoding type IV secretory system conjugative DNA transfer family protein has translation MSGSGKVAFKRLSPVRRALGILWILLCVAGLGAFTFSRLESQRAQLEQAGWGAYLKATNPAEFYWRCQQDAGCSRILGSGVLDNTSVTVFVVVLALGLAGLFRPERYTPRRTLSQRWANERDIAPLVERRGPREIIDAALRGDPPLSGYLGVWTDPANPRRRLFLRPTKRLNDVHSITYAGTGGGKTVGSFRPRIALDAAEGNIAVVLDTKYPNPNDSYVDMRDYFRAFGRQVTVINPFELGDGIQIPVLTEVKGYGQALDVARLIYPPDLEAGEDPGAKVYISNARLLLAGIIYGLSLGPREARNFREVYQVANLGMEGVRQWFNGRPQAADEIRSTLETDKKIFSGAINRLVEDLTIFRLESAVETFSPGPREVDLSRVLLTPGMIHLVLPESYIRGSSGRAILRFFKRYLDGRMLSLAERLTRPLPVHINYYYDEFALFGFLPNLNDDLATLRSRNISLHMALQNRSQAINIYGEHGWAATVDNNIGTTVILPGSFTQNDAKYWSETLGEVSIEQYSIGETQVPEALGKKINRSLNVKEERTALINIDELQRMELGELIAVVRGFPPIRLRSYPVEFPASQGNPIAWIYEYVSAWKKAHLREALQNGWLEEAWRLLSAAPPPEEVQAPPPAPEPEVELTPEVVQQRFSEWMERLAREQIGVPAEGHPGRVRRYILSRALEMAPLDEATLQAFLQLGYLRYRRGLYYIVPEKCPWGRSRLALWEAGAYVQYRSTPEGAAS, from the coding sequence ATGAGCGGTTCCGGTAAGGTCGCCTTCAAACGGCTTTCTCCCGTCCGGCGGGCTTTGGGCATCCTGTGGATCCTGCTGTGCGTAGCGGGGTTGGGTGCGTTCACCTTCTCCCGACTGGAAAGCCAGCGGGCCCAGCTGGAGCAGGCCGGGTGGGGGGCTTACCTGAAGGCCACGAACCCGGCGGAGTTCTACTGGCGCTGCCAGCAGGACGCGGGGTGCTCGCGGATTCTCGGCAGCGGGGTGCTGGACAACACCTCGGTCACGGTGTTCGTGGTGGTGCTGGCGCTGGGGCTGGCGGGGCTGTTCCGACCGGAGCGCTACACCCCCCGGCGCACCCTCTCCCAGCGCTGGGCCAACGAGCGGGACATCGCGCCGCTGGTGGAACGGCGCGGTCCCCGGGAGATCATCGACGCGGCCTTGCGGGGGGATCCGCCCCTGAGCGGATACCTGGGGGTGTGGACGGACCCCGCCAACCCCCGGCGGCGGCTGTTCCTGCGCCCCACCAAGCGCCTCAACGACGTGCATTCGATCACCTACGCGGGCACCGGGGGCGGCAAGACCGTCGGCAGTTTCCGCCCGCGCATCGCCCTGGACGCTGCCGAAGGCAACATCGCGGTGGTGCTGGACACCAAGTACCCCAACCCCAACGACTCCTACGTGGACATGCGGGATTATTTCCGGGCCTTTGGCCGCCAGGTCACGGTGATCAACCCCTTCGAGCTGGGCGACGGCATCCAGATCCCGGTGCTGACCGAGGTCAAGGGCTACGGCCAGGCCCTGGACGTGGCCCGACTGATCTACCCCCCCGACCTGGAGGCGGGGGAGGACCCCGGGGCCAAGGTTTACATCTCCAACGCCCGGCTGCTGCTGGCCGGGATCATCTACGGGCTTTCCCTGGGCCCCCGCGAGGCGCGAAACTTCCGCGAGGTCTACCAGGTGGCCAATCTGGGGATGGAGGGGGTGCGGCAGTGGTTCAACGGGCGCCCCCAGGCCGCCGACGAGATTCGCTCCACCCTGGAGACCGACAAGAAGATCTTCTCCGGGGCCATCAACCGCCTGGTGGAGGACCTGACCATCTTCCGCCTGGAGTCGGCGGTGGAGACCTTCTCCCCGGGGCCGCGGGAGGTGGACCTGAGCCGGGTGCTGCTCACCCCGGGGATGATCCACCTGGTCCTGCCGGAGTCGTACATCCGGGGGTCCTCGGGACGGGCCATCCTGCGCTTTTTCAAGCGCTACCTGGACGGGCGGATGCTGTCCCTGGCCGAGCGCCTGACCCGCCCGCTGCCGGTGCATATCAACTACTACTACGACGAGTTCGCCCTGTTCGGCTTCCTGCCCAACCTCAACGACGACCTGGCCACCCTGAGAAGCCGCAACATCAGCCTGCACATGGCCCTGCAAAACCGCAGCCAGGCCATCAACATCTACGGCGAGCACGGCTGGGCGGCCACGGTGGACAACAACATCGGCACCACGGTGATCCTGCCCGGATCCTTCACTCAGAACGACGCCAAATACTGGTCGGAAACGCTGGGCGAGGTCTCCATCGAGCAGTACAGCATCGGGGAAACCCAGGTGCCGGAGGCCCTGGGGAAAAAGATCAACCGCAGCCTGAACGTCAAGGAGGAGCGTACCGCGCTGATCAACATCGACGAGTTGCAGCGCATGGAGCTGGGCGAGCTGATCGCGGTGGTGCGGGGCTTCCCCCCCATCCGCCTGCGCAGCTACCCCGTGGAGTTCCCGGCCTCCCAGGGCAACCCCATCGCCTGGATTTACGAGTACGTCTCGGCCTGGAAAAAGGCCCACCTGCGCGAGGCGCTGCAAAACGGCTGGCTGGAGGAGGCCTGGCGCTTGCTCTCCGCCGCGCCGCCCCCGGAGGAAGTCCAGGCCCCTCCCCCTGCGCCCGAACCGGAGGTCGAATTGACGCCCGAGGTGGTGCAGCAGCGCTTCAGCGAGTGGATGGAGCGCCTGGCCCGCGAGCAGATCGGGGTGCCCGCCGAGGGCCATCCGGGGCGGGTCCGCCGCTACATCCTCAGTCGGGCCTTGGAGATGGCCCCCCTCGACGAAGCCACCCTCCAGGCTTTCCTGCAATTGGGCTACCTGCGCTACCGGCGGGGGCTGTACTACATCGTCCCGGAGAAGTGCCCCTGGGGGCGCAGCCGCCTGGCGCTGTGGGAGGCGGGGGCCTACGTGCAGTACCGTTCGACCCCGGAGGGAGCAGCTTCATGA